The following proteins are encoded in a genomic region of Streptomyces collinus Tu 365:
- a CDS encoding anhydro-N-acetylmuramic acid kinase: MRVIGLMSGTSYDAVDAAAADLRPDGDTLVLRPLGMVSAPYDDGLREALAAALPPASVPLAEVCRLDTRIGQAFAAAARRANRELCAKGAELVASHGQTVYHWADGGRVHGTLQLGQPAWIAEATGLPVVSDFRARDVAAGGQGAPLVSLVDLLWLRGRPGTPVALNIGGIANLTAPDGTAFDTGPGCALLDAAAREYSGGRLAYDAGGELAARGRPHRPLLDRLLAEPYYALRPPKTTGKELFHPGYLRAAGVDGLPAPDVLATLTALTARTVADAVRSVGATEVVASGGGTRNPVLMSELRRLLAPTGLLTSDDLGLPAAAKEAYAFAVLGFLTAHGLPGTDPRATGARRPSVLGSVTPGRDGLPAPRGTDGAPRRLVVVTGEE, encoded by the coding sequence GTGCGGGTGATCGGGCTGATGTCGGGGACGTCGTACGACGCGGTCGACGCGGCGGCCGCGGATCTGCGGCCGGACGGCGACACACTGGTGCTGCGGCCGCTGGGCATGGTGAGCGCGCCGTACGACGACGGGCTGCGCGAGGCGCTCGCGGCGGCGCTGCCGCCCGCCTCCGTCCCGCTCGCCGAGGTGTGCCGCCTGGACACCCGGATCGGGCAGGCGTTCGCCGCCGCCGCCCGTCGAGCGAACCGGGAACTGTGCGCGAAGGGCGCGGAGCTGGTGGCCTCACACGGGCAGACGGTCTACCACTGGGCCGACGGCGGCCGGGTGCACGGAACACTCCAGCTCGGGCAGCCCGCCTGGATCGCCGAGGCGACCGGGCTGCCGGTGGTCTCCGACTTCCGCGCCCGGGACGTCGCGGCCGGCGGCCAGGGCGCACCCCTGGTGAGCCTCGTGGACCTGCTGTGGCTGCGGGGCCGGCCGGGCACGCCGGTCGCGCTGAACATCGGCGGCATCGCCAATCTGACCGCCCCGGACGGCACCGCCTTCGACACCGGCCCGGGCTGTGCGCTGCTCGACGCCGCGGCCCGGGAGTACAGCGGCGGACGGCTGGCCTACGACGCGGGCGGGGAGCTGGCCGCGCGGGGCCGGCCGCACCGGCCGCTGCTCGACCGGCTGCTCGCCGAGCCGTACTACGCGCTGCGGCCGCCCAAGACGACCGGCAAGGAGCTGTTCCACCCCGGGTACCTGCGGGCGGCCGGGGTGGACGGCCTGCCGGCGCCGGACGTGCTGGCGACGCTCACCGCGCTCACGGCGCGGACGGTCGCGGACGCGGTGCGGTCGGTGGGTGCCACGGAGGTGGTCGCCTCCGGCGGCGGCACCCGCAACCCGGTGCTCATGTCCGAGCTGCGGCGGCTGCTGGCGCCGACCGGGCTGCTCACCTCGGACGACCTGGGCCTGCCCGCCGCGGCCAAGGAGGCGTACGCCTTCGCGGTGCTCGGCTTCCTGACCGCCCACGGCCTGCCCGGCACCGACCCACGGGCCACGGGCGCCCGCCGGCCGAGCGTGCTCGGCTCGGTGACACCGGGCCGGGACGGCCTGCCCGCACCCCGGGGGACGGACGGCGCACCGCGCCGGCTGGTGGTGGTGACCGGGGAGGAGTGA
- the pcaG gene encoding protocatechuate 3,4-dioxygenase subunit alpha, with amino-acid sequence MTTTDTNGTEHPPPTPSHTVGPFYGYALPFCGGEDVAPLGHPDTVTVHGHVLDGEGRPLPDALVELWGARPDGTVPRVDGSMRRDPATGGHPGRNGVEFTGWGRSRTDTDGHWYARTLRPGARGGSAPYLSVCVFARGLLVHLFTRIYLPGDEAALAADPLLGRVGDRRDTLIARDEGGGTYRFDIRLQGEAETVFLEYR; translated from the coding sequence ATGACGACCACCGACACGAACGGCACGGAGCACCCGCCGCCCACCCCTTCCCACACCGTCGGCCCCTTCTACGGGTACGCACTGCCGTTCTGCGGCGGCGAGGACGTCGCACCGCTGGGCCACCCGGACACGGTCACCGTGCACGGCCACGTCCTCGACGGCGAGGGCCGGCCGCTCCCGGACGCCCTCGTCGAGCTGTGGGGAGCGCGCCCGGACGGCACCGTCCCACGGGTGGACGGCTCCATGCGCCGGGACCCGGCGACCGGCGGCCATCCGGGCCGCAACGGCGTGGAGTTCACCGGCTGGGGCCGGAGCCGGACGGACACGGACGGCCACTGGTACGCGCGCACCCTGCGGCCGGGAGCACGCGGGGGCAGCGCCCCGTACCTGAGCGTCTGCGTCTTCGCGCGCGGCCTGCTCGTCCACCTGTTCACCCGGATCTACCTGCCCGGCGACGAGGCGGCCCTCGCCGCCGACCCGCTGCTCGGCCGGGTGGGCGACCGGCGTGACACGCTGATCGCCCGCGACGAGGGCGGCGGCACCTACCGTTTCGACATCCGGCTCCAGGGCGAGGCCGAGACGGTCTTCCTGGAGTACCGGTGA
- the pcaD gene encoding 3-oxoadipate enol-lactonase, which produces MTATLLNHLAEGPASAPPLLLGPSLGTSLALWDGVALELSAGHRVVRWDLPGHGGSAAGLIGPGATVGDLAAQVLALADALGVERFAYAGVSLGGAVGLHLAAHHPERLTSLAVVCASAHFGGAAPWRERAERVRREGMQWLLESAEARWFTPGFTVPRLLRDLREADPEAYAACCDALAAFDLRDRLAGITVPTLLVAGRQDPATPPAHLREIADAVPGAALVELPGASHLAPAQCPRAVLTALRTQLDGPPASGTAVRREVLGDAHVDRAQARQTPFTARFQDFISRYAWGEIWTDPTLSRRERSMITLTALAAHGHYEELALHVRAARRNGLSPDEIGAVLLQTAVYCGVPAANSAFATAQRVLAEEDER; this is translated from the coding sequence TTGACCGCGACCCTCCTCAACCACCTGGCGGAAGGCCCGGCCTCCGCTCCCCCGCTGCTGCTCGGACCCTCGCTCGGCACCTCGCTCGCGCTGTGGGACGGGGTCGCCCTTGAACTGTCCGCGGGCCACCGGGTGGTGCGCTGGGACCTGCCGGGGCACGGCGGGTCCGCGGCCGGGCTGATCGGGCCGGGCGCCACCGTCGGCGATCTCGCCGCACAGGTGCTGGCGCTCGCCGACGCGCTCGGCGTCGAGCGGTTCGCCTACGCGGGCGTGTCCCTGGGCGGCGCGGTCGGCCTGCACCTGGCCGCGCACCACCCCGAACGGCTCACCTCGCTGGCCGTGGTGTGCGCCTCCGCCCACTTCGGCGGTGCGGCGCCCTGGCGGGAGCGGGCCGAACGGGTGCGCCGGGAGGGCATGCAGTGGCTGCTGGAGAGCGCCGAGGCACGCTGGTTCACCCCCGGCTTCACCGTGCCCCGGCTGCTGCGCGACCTCCGGGAGGCCGACCCTGAGGCGTACGCCGCCTGCTGCGACGCGCTGGCCGCCTTCGACCTGCGGGACCGGCTCGCCGGCATCACCGTTCCGACCCTGCTGGTCGCGGGACGCCAGGACCCCGCGACGCCGCCCGCGCATCTGCGGGAGATCGCGGACGCGGTGCCGGGCGCGGCGCTCGTGGAGCTGCCCGGGGCCTCCCACCTCGCGCCCGCGCAGTGCCCGCGGGCCGTGCTCACCGCGCTGCGCACCCAGCTGGACGGGCCGCCGGCGAGCGGGACGGCGGTGCGCCGGGAGGTGCTCGGCGACGCCCACGTGGACCGGGCGCAGGCCCGGCAGACCCCGTTCACCGCGCGCTTCCAGGACTTCATCTCCCGCTACGCCTGGGGCGAGATCTGGACGGACCCGACGCTCTCGCGCCGCGAGCGCAGCATGATCACGCTGACCGCGCTGGCCGCCCACGGCCACTACGAGGAGCTGGCCCTGCACGTCAGGGCGGCGCGGCGCAACGGGCTGAGCCCGGACGAGATCGGCGCGGTGCTGCTGCAGACCGCCGTGTACTGCGGGGTGCCCGCGGCCAACTCGGCCTTCGCGACGGCCCAGCGGGTGCTCGCCGAGGAGGACGAACGGTAG
- the pcaH gene encoding protocatechuate 3,4-dioxygenase subunit beta, whose amino-acid sequence MPLTQQDIDREIAAAHAAYERRVADGAPAEHHPRRDYAPYRSCVLRHPKQPLVSIDTTEDPELVELHSPAFGERDLTETDNDLTRQHTGEPIGERITVSGRLLDRSGRPVRGQLVEIWQANSAGRYAHRREQHDAPLDPNFTGAGRTLTDDEGRYRFTTIQPGPYPWRNHVNAWRPAHIHFSVFGTAFTQRLVTQMYFPNDPLFPYDPILQSVTDDAARQRLVAVYDHHLSVPEFSLGYRWDIVLDGPAATWIEEGRRHRP is encoded by the coding sequence ATGCCCCTCACCCAGCAGGACATCGACCGGGAGATCGCGGCCGCGCACGCGGCGTACGAGAGGCGGGTCGCCGACGGCGCGCCGGCCGAGCACCACCCGCGCCGCGACTACGCCCCCTACCGCTCCTGCGTGCTGCGCCACCCGAAGCAGCCCCTGGTCTCCATCGACACCACCGAGGACCCCGAACTGGTCGAGCTGCACTCCCCCGCCTTCGGCGAGCGCGACCTCACCGAGACCGACAACGACCTCACCCGGCAGCACACCGGCGAACCCATCGGCGAGCGGATCACCGTCTCCGGACGGCTCCTGGACCGCTCCGGACGCCCGGTCCGCGGCCAGCTCGTCGAGATCTGGCAGGCCAACTCGGCCGGACGCTACGCCCACCGGCGCGAGCAGCACGACGCCCCGCTGGACCCGAACTTCACCGGCGCGGGCCGCACCCTCACCGACGACGAGGGCCGCTACCGCTTCACCACCATCCAGCCCGGCCCCTACCCCTGGCGCAACCACGTCAACGCCTGGCGCCCGGCCCACATCCACTTCTCGGTCTTCGGTACGGCGTTCACCCAGCGGCTGGTGACGCAGATGTACTTTCCGAACGACCCGCTCTTCCCGTACGACCCGATCCTGCAGTCCGTGACCGACGACGCGGCCCGGCAGCGGCTGGTCGCCGTCTACGACCACCACCTGTCGGTACCGGAGTTCTCCCTCGGCTACCGCTGGGACATCGTGCTGGACGGCCCGGCCGCCACCTGGATCGAGGAAGGACGCCGACACCGGCCATGA
- the pcaB gene encoding 3-carboxy-cis,cis-muconate cycloisomerase: MTAPRAGHETPADGDGDSLLGPGWAGAPAAQATGDTAFLTALLDAEAALTRAQAALGLAPAEAAEAVTRAADPARFDVRLLAGRARAGGNPVIPLVAELTEAVGEPHRPQVHRGATSQDIMDTAVMLVASRTLEPVLADLARTERALARLAAAHRDTPMPGRTLTQHAVPTTFGLKAAGWRALVLDARDRITRVRRALPAQLGGAAGTLAAFREYGAPDPAALVEAYAREVGLAAPPLPWHTLRTPVADLAGCLAFTAGALGKIAEDVLTLSRTETGEVAEGSGGGSSAMPHKTNPVRSTLVAAAARRAPQLAAVLYGCLAAGDERPAGAWHAEWEPLRDLLRLVGGAARDAAELTEDLRVDTAAMRRDLDLTRGLIVSERLSAALAPRLGRARAGELLTELTRRAHDEDRSLYELLAEQPGLRGVDLTELTDPARYTGFAGALTDRALERP, encoded by the coding sequence GTGACCGCCCCGCGCGCCGGGCACGAGACGCCGGCGGACGGCGACGGCGACAGCCTGCTCGGCCCCGGCTGGGCCGGTGCCCCGGCCGCGCAGGCGACCGGCGACACCGCCTTCCTCACGGCCCTGCTCGACGCCGAGGCCGCCCTGACCCGCGCCCAGGCCGCACTGGGCCTGGCCCCCGCCGAGGCCGCCGAGGCGGTGACCCGCGCGGCCGATCCGGCCCGTTTCGACGTCCGTTTGCTCGCGGGACGCGCCCGCGCCGGCGGCAACCCCGTCATCCCGCTCGTCGCCGAGCTCACCGAGGCGGTGGGCGAACCGCACCGGCCCCAGGTGCACCGGGGCGCGACCAGCCAGGACATCATGGACACGGCCGTCATGCTGGTTGCCTCGCGCACCCTGGAGCCGGTCCTGGCCGACCTCGCCCGCACCGAACGCGCCCTCGCCCGCCTAGCCGCCGCCCACCGGGACACCCCGATGCCGGGGCGCACCCTCACCCAGCACGCGGTGCCGACCACGTTCGGTCTCAAGGCCGCCGGATGGCGCGCCCTGGTCCTCGACGCACGCGACCGGATCACCCGGGTGCGCCGGGCCCTGCCCGCCCAACTCGGCGGCGCCGCGGGCACGCTGGCCGCGTTCCGGGAGTACGGCGCCCCGGACCCGGCCGCGCTGGTCGAGGCGTACGCCCGGGAAGTCGGCCTGGCCGCACCGCCGTTGCCGTGGCACACCCTGCGGACGCCGGTCGCCGACCTGGCCGGCTGTCTCGCGTTCACGGCGGGCGCGCTGGGCAAGATCGCCGAGGACGTGCTGACCCTGTCGCGCACCGAGACCGGCGAGGTCGCCGAGGGCAGCGGCGGCGGCTCGTCGGCCATGCCGCACAAGACGAACCCGGTGCGCTCCACCCTCGTCGCGGCCGCCGCCCGGCGCGCCCCGCAGCTCGCGGCCGTCCTGTACGGCTGTCTCGCCGCCGGGGACGAACGCCCGGCCGGGGCCTGGCACGCCGAGTGGGAGCCGCTGCGCGACCTGCTCCGGCTGGTCGGCGGAGCCGCCCGCGACGCGGCCGAACTCACCGAGGATCTGCGGGTGGACACGGCGGCCATGCGGCGCGATCTGGACCTCACCCGGGGACTGATCGTCTCCGAGCGCCTGTCCGCCGCCCTCGCCCCCCGCCTCGGCCGCGCCCGGGCCGGAGAACTCCTCACCGAACTCACCCGCCGGGCCCACGACGAGGACCGGTCGCTGTACGAACTCCTCGCCGAGCAGCCCGGACTGAGGGGCGTCGACCTGACCGAGCTGACGGACCCCGCCCGCTACACCGGCTTCGCCGGTGCCCTCACCGACCGCGCCCTGGAGCGACCTTGA
- a CDS encoding MFS transporter encodes MRAVAAGSVGNLVEWYEFGVYGFLATVLADRFFTPAGGGAAEALVRTYAAFALAFFFRPLGAALFGTLGDRTGRRPVLIGVITLMTASTALIGLLPTYATAGAAAPWLLTLLRALQGLSAGGEFGGAVALMTESATPGRRGLYGAWQSFTVALGLLAGAGVATATATLLTPAQLAEWGWRLPFLLALPLGLVALWLRVGLDETPRAGAGEDGGPRGGAGVAAWGRGGGPPGDAGTGTRSRDGLAGGPPGGAGVGVRVVLTAVGRVMGWSAAGYTFLVVLPSYLQVALHADVRQALLATVPADLGFAAAILPAGLLSDRVGRRPVMLTGAVLVTALAVPLLRLLQDDGTSAAAKGAATAAAGAVVGLMAGPGPALLAEMFPARVRWTGLGLAYSLSNAVFSGCAGLIITEAVRRTGDADVPAYYAAAACAVSALVLARGPWRAGTRAGAPGGGRSGGASGSRRALRRGRSERCG; translated from the coding sequence GTGCGCGCGGTGGCGGCGGGCTCGGTGGGCAATCTCGTCGAGTGGTACGAGTTCGGCGTCTACGGCTTCCTGGCCACCGTGCTGGCCGACCGGTTCTTCACCCCGGCCGGCGGCGGCGCGGCGGAGGCGCTGGTGCGGACGTACGCCGCGTTCGCGCTGGCGTTCTTCTTCCGGCCCCTCGGGGCGGCCCTGTTCGGCACGCTCGGCGACCGGACGGGGCGGCGGCCGGTGCTGATCGGTGTGATCACGCTGATGACGGCGTCGACCGCGCTGATCGGCTTGCTGCCCACCTACGCCACGGCGGGTGCGGCGGCGCCCTGGCTGCTGACGCTGCTGCGCGCGTTGCAGGGCCTGTCGGCGGGCGGCGAGTTCGGCGGCGCGGTCGCGCTGATGACGGAGTCCGCGACGCCCGGGCGGCGCGGACTGTACGGCGCGTGGCAGTCGTTCACGGTCGCGCTGGGCCTGCTGGCGGGCGCGGGAGTCGCGACGGCGACGGCCACCTTGCTCACGCCGGCCCAACTGGCCGAATGGGGCTGGAGACTGCCGTTCCTGCTGGCGCTGCCGCTGGGCCTGGTGGCGCTGTGGCTGCGCGTGGGCCTCGACGAGACACCCCGGGCCGGGGCCGGCGAGGACGGCGGCCCGCGGGGCGGCGCGGGGGTCGCTGCGTGGGGCCGGGGCGGCGGACCGCCGGGCGATGCGGGGACCGGCACCCGGAGCCGGGACGGCCTGGCCGGCGGGCCACCGGGCGGTGCCGGGGTCGGCGTGCGGGTGGTGCTGACGGCCGTCGGGCGGGTGATGGGGTGGTCGGCGGCCGGATACACGTTCCTGGTCGTCCTCCCCTCGTACCTTCAGGTCGCGCTGCACGCGGACGTCCGGCAGGCGCTGCTCGCCACCGTGCCGGCCGACCTCGGCTTCGCCGCGGCGATCCTCCCGGCGGGCCTGCTCAGCGACCGGGTCGGACGGCGGCCGGTGATGCTGACGGGGGCGGTGCTGGTGACCGCACTGGCGGTCCCGCTGCTCCGTCTCCTCCAGGACGACGGGACGTCCGCCGCGGCGAAGGGCGCGGCCACGGCCGCCGCGGGCGCGGTGGTCGGGCTGATGGCGGGACCCGGGCCCGCGCTGCTCGCCGAGATGTTCCCGGCGCGGGTGCGCTGGACGGGGCTCGGGCTCGCCTACTCCCTGTCCAACGCGGTGTTCTCGGGATGCGCCGGGCTGATCATCACCGAGGCGGTGCGGCGGACCGGCGACGCGGACGTGCCCGCCTACTACGCGGCGGCGGCCTGCGCGGTCAGCGCGCTGGTGCTGGCGCGGGGGCCGTGGCGGGCAGGCACGCGCGCCGGGGCGCCCGGTGGAGGGAGAAGCGGTGGAGCGAGCGGGAGCCGGCGGGCGCTACGGAGAGGGAGGTCCGAGCGGTGCGGGTGA
- a CDS encoding ATP-binding protein: MTEGRPSAAGSASLWERDAEIATVTAALDGLCADRTSAGNLLVFRGEAGLGKTALLAETRRIAERRGCAVWSARGGETLRSVPFNVVRQLLQPALMSLLPEEAREYLGDWYDIAGPALGIVDPAGGSADPQYVCDGLVAAVRRLARREWPLVLLVDDAHWADQETLRWLAAFAERLDDLPVLVVVARRPGEVNGESARLLEAVAAAAGRPVNNLSALTPDATAGLTRATVGRQADDPFCREVWAVTGGNPYDTVELLAKVQDREVQPVEARAAELRALNRSARGGGLVDRLKGLGIEATRFAWAAAILGTGISVDMVARLASMPAGTAERCAELLCTARILTEPDPTVAGEADTGDLEFVHPLIASAVYDSIPPGVCTAMHGIAAQIVTESGRGAAEASRHLLKVHPDDDEELVEQLREAAREHLAVGAPDAARRCLERALREPPRPEVHARVLYELGRATLLTAPAVTVEHLQNALALSGLGADERVDAVVRLSQALIHNDQLEEAVRTVEAEAARHTAGPVKLRLHAVQFMWEGIHGETVSPERSRRLAELAATCTGRDNSERALLILRGFDAMTHGENAEEVLQLCDRALVNGRLAPGLGWTDGEWGIELLMMLGSAYTYADRLDRAESLFAEALRAYTGAGWRGGHLSLANAFLGLAYRRQGRLKDAESTLREALALAERVGRGLPLYWSATCGLVDTLLARGQTGEAWSIAEQYGFAPPYPSTIVLPDIRSVRGRLLIAVGRTEEGINELEAAEKTAVSRGGHNPVLAPWSVDLARALAGQDPARAARLAADARRQAERFGTDTAIGEALRCAAALETGQRAVGLAAQAVAYLEASPCQYEHAAARVEYGIVTRSTTELNRGLALARSCGADGLAAQAREVLETGRGLH, from the coding sequence ATGACGGAGGGACGGCCGTCGGCGGCCGGCTCGGCTTCCCTGTGGGAGCGGGACGCCGAGATCGCCACCGTCACCGCGGCACTCGACGGCCTGTGCGCCGACCGGACGTCCGCGGGGAACCTGCTGGTCTTCCGGGGCGAGGCAGGGCTCGGCAAGACCGCGCTGCTGGCCGAGACCCGCCGCATCGCCGAGCGCCGCGGCTGCGCCGTGTGGTCCGCGCGCGGCGGCGAGACCCTGAGGTCCGTCCCGTTCAACGTCGTACGCCAGCTGCTGCAGCCCGCGCTCATGTCGCTGCTGCCGGAGGAGGCCCGCGAGTACCTCGGCGACTGGTACGATATCGCCGGACCCGCCCTCGGCATAGTGGACCCCGCAGGGGGCAGCGCCGACCCGCAGTACGTGTGCGACGGACTCGTCGCGGCCGTGCGCCGGCTCGCCCGCCGCGAATGGCCGCTGGTCCTGCTGGTCGACGACGCGCACTGGGCCGACCAGGAGACCCTGCGCTGGCTCGCCGCGTTCGCCGAACGCCTGGACGACCTGCCCGTGCTGGTCGTGGTCGCGCGGCGCCCCGGCGAGGTGAACGGCGAGAGCGCCCGCCTCCTGGAGGCGGTGGCCGCCGCGGCCGGCCGCCCCGTCAACAACCTCAGCGCCCTCACCCCGGACGCCACCGCCGGACTCACCCGCGCCACCGTGGGGCGGCAGGCCGACGACCCGTTCTGCCGCGAGGTCTGGGCCGTCACCGGCGGCAACCCGTACGACACCGTCGAGCTCCTCGCCAAGGTGCAGGACAGGGAGGTCCAGCCGGTCGAGGCCAGGGCCGCCGAACTGCGCGCGCTGAACCGCTCCGCCCGCGGCGGCGGACTCGTCGACCGGCTCAAGGGCCTCGGCATCGAGGCCACCCGGTTCGCCTGGGCGGCCGCGATCCTGGGCACCGGCATCTCCGTCGACATGGTCGCCCGGCTCGCCAGCATGCCCGCCGGCACCGCCGAGCGCTGCGCGGAACTGCTGTGCACCGCCCGTATCCTCACCGAACCCGACCCCACGGTCGCCGGTGAGGCGGACACCGGCGACCTGGAGTTCGTCCACCCGCTGATCGCCTCCGCCGTCTACGACTCGATCCCGCCCGGTGTCTGCACCGCCATGCACGGCATCGCCGCCCAGATCGTCACCGAGAGCGGGCGTGGCGCCGCCGAGGCGTCCCGGCACCTGCTGAAGGTGCATCCGGACGACGACGAGGAACTCGTCGAGCAGCTGCGCGAGGCGGCCCGCGAACACCTCGCCGTCGGCGCGCCGGACGCGGCCCGCCGCTGCCTGGAGCGTGCCCTGCGCGAGCCGCCCCGGCCCGAGGTGCACGCCCGGGTGCTCTACGAACTCGGCCGGGCCACCCTGCTGACCGCGCCCGCCGTCACCGTCGAGCACCTGCAGAACGCGCTCGCGCTGTCCGGCCTCGGTGCCGACGAGCGGGTCGACGCCGTGGTCCGGCTCTCCCAGGCGCTGATCCACAACGACCAGCTGGAGGAGGCGGTCCGCACCGTCGAGGCCGAGGCGGCCCGGCACACGGCGGGCCCGGTCAAACTGCGGCTGCACGCCGTGCAGTTCATGTGGGAGGGCATCCACGGCGAGACCGTCTCCCCGGAACGCTCCCGCCGCCTGGCCGAACTCGCCGCCACCTGCACCGGCCGGGACAACTCCGAGCGCGCCCTGCTGATCCTGCGCGGCTTCGACGCGATGACCCACGGCGAGAACGCCGAGGAGGTCCTGCAGCTCTGCGACCGCGCCCTCGTCAACGGGCGGCTCGCGCCCGGCCTCGGCTGGACCGACGGGGAGTGGGGCATCGAACTGCTGATGATGCTCGGCAGCGCCTACACCTACGCCGACCGGCTCGACCGTGCCGAGAGCCTCTTCGCCGAGGCCCTGCGCGCCTACACCGGGGCCGGCTGGCGCGGCGGTCACCTCTCCCTGGCCAACGCCTTCCTCGGCCTCGCCTACCGCAGGCAGGGGCGGCTCAAGGACGCCGAGTCCACCCTGCGCGAGGCGCTGGCCCTGGCCGAGCGGGTCGGCCGCGGACTGCCCCTGTACTGGTCGGCGACCTGCGGCCTCGTCGACACCCTGCTGGCCCGCGGCCAGACCGGCGAGGCCTGGTCGATAGCCGAGCAGTACGGCTTCGCCCCGCCGTATCCGTCCACCATCGTGCTGCCCGACATCCGTTCCGTGCGCGGGCGGCTGCTGATCGCGGTCGGCCGCACCGAGGAGGGCATCAACGAACTGGAGGCCGCCGAGAAGACGGCCGTCTCGCGCGGCGGGCACAACCCGGTCCTCGCGCCCTGGTCCGTCGACCTGGCCAGGGCCCTCGCCGGCCAGGACCCCGCCCGGGCGGCCCGGCTCGCCGCCGACGCCCGCCGGCAGGCCGAGCGGTTCGGCACCGACACCGCCATCGGTGAGGCGCTGCGTTGCGCGGCCGCCCTGGAGACCGGCCAGCGGGCGGTCGGCCTGGCCGCCCAGGCCGTCGCCTACCTGGAGGCCTCGCCCTGCCAGTACGAGCACGCGGCGGCCCGGGTCGAGTACGGCATCGTCACGCGCTCGACGACCGAGCTCAACCGCGGCCTGGCGCTGGCCCGTTCATGCGGCGCCGACGGCCTCGCGGCACAGGCCCGGGAGGTGCTGGAGACGGGCCGGGGACTGCACTAG